The Streptomyces sp. Je 1-332 genome has a window encoding:
- a CDS encoding class I SAM-dependent methyltransferase has protein sequence MTHASTHTHTGTGHHHAGHTPQHEPDVGSQAEILDLDAEVLSEHIASITAWLPVEKTPTRVVDLGCGTGAGTFALLARFPETEVVAVDASDDHLSRLRAKADELGVADRVRTVAADLDADWPDLGRPELVWASASLHHMADPDRALRKVNDLLAPGGLFAVVELAGFPRFLPADAPADRPGLEERCHAALEHHGAEHVSHRGADWGPKLAAAGFTVEGERVITVNVDGSRDTAVGRYALSSLRRLRAGAAHALSAEDLGSLDQLLDAGSPHSVLRRDDLAVRTERSVWAARRP, from the coding sequence ATGACCCACGCATCGACGCACACGCACACAGGCACAGGCCACCACCACGCCGGCCACACCCCCCAGCACGAGCCGGACGTCGGCAGCCAGGCGGAGATCCTCGACCTGGACGCGGAGGTGCTCTCCGAGCACATCGCGTCCATCACGGCCTGGCTGCCCGTCGAGAAAACTCCGACCCGCGTCGTGGACCTGGGATGCGGGACCGGAGCCGGCACCTTCGCCCTGCTCGCACGCTTCCCCGAGACGGAAGTCGTCGCAGTGGACGCGTCGGACGACCATCTGAGCCGCCTCCGGGCGAAGGCCGACGAGCTCGGTGTGGCCGACCGGGTGCGCACGGTGGCGGCCGATCTCGACGCGGACTGGCCCGACCTCGGCCGGCCCGAGCTGGTATGGGCGTCTGCGTCGCTGCACCACATGGCCGACCCCGACCGCGCCCTGCGCAAGGTGAACGACCTGCTCGCGCCCGGTGGCCTTTTCGCCGTCGTCGAGCTGGCCGGCTTCCCGCGCTTCCTGCCCGCCGACGCCCCGGCGGACCGGCCCGGCCTTGAGGAGCGCTGCCATGCCGCCCTCGAACACCACGGCGCCGAGCACGTGTCGCACCGCGGCGCCGACTGGGGCCCCAAGCTGGCGGCCGCCGGGTTCACCGTCGAGGGCGAGCGCGTCATCACCGTGAACGTCGACGGCTCCCGCGACACCGCGGTCGGCCGCTACGCGCTCAGCAGCCTGCGGCGTCTGCGCGCCGGCGCCGCTCACGCCCTTTCCGCGGAAGACCTCGGCTCGCTCGACCAGCTGCTCGACGCCGGCAGCCCGCACAGCGTCCTGCGCCGCGACGACCTCGCGGTCCGCACCGAACGCAGCGTGTGGGCCGCACGGCGCCCGTGA
- a CDS encoding XRE family transcriptional regulator, whose translation MTQDSGEMDSLVRKRIRALRVAQGWSLEELAARASVSQSTLSRIENGQRRLALDQLVTLARALDTSLDQLVETATDDVITSPAIDGAHGLMRWPIKAEPGMSVVRQRMTNPPPDSPARMRAHPGREWLVVLSGTAVLLLGNRRLRIETNQAAEFPTMLPHAIGAEGGPCEILGIFDRDARRGHQREDENKSG comes from the coding sequence ATGACGCAAGACAGTGGCGAGATGGACAGCCTCGTGCGGAAGCGGATCCGGGCCCTGCGGGTGGCGCAGGGCTGGTCCCTGGAGGAGCTGGCCGCCCGCGCCTCGGTCAGCCAGTCGACGCTCAGCCGCATCGAGAACGGTCAGCGTCGCCTGGCTCTCGACCAGCTCGTCACCCTCGCCCGGGCCCTGGACACCTCCCTGGACCAGCTCGTCGAGACGGCCACCGACGATGTCATCACCAGCCCGGCGATCGACGGAGCCCATGGGCTCATGCGCTGGCCGATCAAGGCGGAGCCAGGCATGAGCGTCGTACGACAACGGATGACGAACCCGCCGCCCGACAGCCCCGCGCGCATGCGCGCGCACCCCGGCCGCGAGTGGCTCGTCGTGTTGTCCGGCACCGCGGTCCTGCTGCTGGGCAACCGGCGCCTGCGCATCGAGACCAACCAGGCGGCTGAGTTCCCCACGATGCTCCCCCACGCCATCGGCGCCGAAGGCGGACCGTGCGAGATCCTCGGCATCTTCGACCGCGACGCCCGCCGCGGCCATCAGCGCGAGGACGAGAACAAGAGCGGTTGA
- a CDS encoding MarR family winged helix-turn-helix transcriptional regulator translates to MTSSDGTADQDAASSRGAHGTDLHAFAVQLRRMNGEINRLVHTFAAAQNLHPTDVLALAAILDADAPLTPGRLREHLGLTSGAVTACLDRLERAGHVRRSRDTVDRRVVHLHYEADARGVARSSFRPLADATASALDRFSEGELEVVRRFLAAMNEELGGLREAPSRGSSARSASARP, encoded by the coding sequence GTGACGAGCTCAGACGGAACCGCAGATCAGGACGCAGCGTCGTCACGCGGGGCGCACGGCACTGACCTGCACGCATTCGCGGTTCAGCTCCGCCGGATGAACGGTGAGATCAACCGGCTCGTGCACACCTTCGCGGCCGCGCAGAATCTGCACCCCACCGACGTCCTCGCGCTCGCCGCGATCCTCGACGCGGATGCCCCGCTGACACCGGGCCGGCTTCGCGAGCACCTGGGGCTCACTTCGGGCGCGGTCACGGCGTGCCTCGACCGGCTCGAGCGCGCCGGGCACGTCCGCAGGTCGCGCGACACGGTCGATCGCCGTGTCGTGCACCTGCACTACGAGGCGGACGCCCGGGGCGTGGCGCGGTCCTCTTTCCGGCCGCTGGCCGACGCGACGGCAAGCGCTCTCGACCGCTTCAGTGAGGGCGAGTTGGAGGTCGTACGGCGATTTCTGGCTGCGATGAACGAGGAGCTCGGTGGTCTGCGGGAGGCCCCGAGCCGCGGTTCGTCGGCCAGGAGTGCATCCGCGCGGCCGTGA
- a CDS encoding MMPL family transporter has protein sequence MSTAPRLARRLVPIVLLIAWLGIGGTLGSYAGKLGEVATNDQAAFLPRNAESTKVIDAQRSFRQEETLPTIVVWTADEGATRRISSEQRAAAGEALASLKGSTGVVGSPSPALPAKDGEALQGVVQLRTDLGDELPAALDRVRQAVQKVPGTRAELAGPAASQADLGDAFAGIDGLLLGVALATVLVILLLVYRSVLLPLVIILGSVFALGLACAIVYVLADHDVVRVDGQVQGILSILVIGAATDYALLLTARFREELAVGQDRMAAMRAALRQSVGPVVASGATVALGLLALLLSDLTNNRALGPVGAIGIACAVLSALTFLPAALVVLGRAAYWPAKPKSVEQKSAGHGVWTRIAALVDRAPRRIWAATSAALIVCAAFAPTLSSKGVPLDEIFVNDAPSVAAQETLGRHFPGGSGNPVVIVADADRVQEVTAVARDTAGVSEAAATTASGRPGTGKPLVVDGRVRIDATLEEAADSDAAKETVASLRDAVHAVDGADALVGGYTAQQYDTQKTAEHDRGIIVPVVLAIIFVILIGLLRSLVMPVILVATVALNFLATLGISALVFQHLLDFSGTDSSVPLYGFVFLVALGVDYNIFLMSRVREESARHGTRQGVLRGLTATGGVITSAGVVLAATFAALGVIPLAFLFQIAFIVALGVLLDTLVVRSFLVPALVRDIGPAAWWPGALSRTSDKEAAPRSERLPRIRS, from the coding sequence ATGTCCACCGCCCCGCGTCTCGCGCGCCGGCTGGTTCCGATCGTCCTGCTGATCGCCTGGTTGGGCATCGGCGGCACCCTCGGGTCGTACGCCGGCAAGCTCGGCGAGGTCGCCACCAACGACCAGGCCGCGTTCCTGCCGAGAAACGCGGAGTCGACCAAGGTCATCGACGCGCAGCGTTCCTTCCGTCAGGAGGAGACGCTGCCGACGATCGTCGTGTGGACCGCGGACGAGGGAGCGACGCGTCGGATCAGCTCGGAGCAGCGCGCCGCCGCCGGTGAGGCGTTGGCCTCGCTCAAGGGATCCACCGGGGTCGTCGGCAGTCCCTCCCCTGCTCTGCCCGCCAAGGATGGTGAGGCCCTGCAGGGGGTCGTCCAACTCCGGACCGACCTGGGCGATGAGCTGCCGGCCGCGCTCGACCGCGTGCGTCAGGCCGTGCAGAAGGTGCCGGGGACCCGGGCCGAACTGGCGGGCCCCGCCGCCAGCCAGGCCGATCTGGGTGACGCGTTCGCCGGCATCGACGGGCTGCTGCTCGGTGTCGCCCTCGCCACCGTGCTGGTCATCCTGCTGCTCGTGTACCGCAGCGTGCTGTTGCCGCTGGTGATCATCCTGGGCTCGGTCTTCGCGCTCGGCCTCGCCTGCGCGATCGTCTACGTGCTCGCCGACCATGACGTGGTGCGCGTCGACGGGCAGGTGCAGGGGATTCTCTCCATCCTGGTCATCGGCGCCGCGACGGACTACGCGCTGCTGTTGACCGCCCGCTTCCGCGAGGAACTCGCGGTGGGCCAGGACCGCATGGCCGCCATGCGTGCCGCGCTGCGGCAGTCCGTCGGCCCGGTGGTCGCCAGCGGCGCGACGGTGGCCCTAGGCCTGCTGGCCCTGCTGCTGAGCGACCTCACCAACAACCGGGCACTCGGCCCCGTCGGGGCCATCGGAATCGCCTGCGCGGTGCTGAGCGCGCTGACCTTCCTGCCGGCGGCGCTGGTCGTTCTGGGGCGCGCGGCCTACTGGCCGGCGAAGCCGAAGTCGGTGGAGCAGAAGTCCGCCGGCCACGGTGTCTGGACGCGGATCGCCGCCTTGGTCGACCGGGCCCCGCGGCGGATCTGGGCCGCGACATCGGCCGCCCTCATCGTCTGCGCCGCCTTCGCCCCCACGCTCAGTTCCAAGGGCGTCCCGCTCGACGAGATCTTCGTCAACGACGCACCCTCGGTCGCCGCCCAGGAGACCCTGGGCCGCCATTTCCCGGGGGGTTCGGGCAACCCTGTCGTCATCGTCGCCGACGCCGACCGCGTTCAGGAGGTGACCGCCGTCGCACGGGACACCGCAGGTGTCTCGGAGGCCGCCGCCACCACGGCGTCCGGCCGGCCCGGCACGGGAAAGCCCCTCGTGGTCGACGGGCGCGTGCGCATCGACGCCACACTCGAGGAAGCCGCCGACAGTGACGCCGCGAAGGAGACCGTGGCAAGCCTCCGCGACGCGGTTCACGCGGTGGACGGGGCCGACGCACTCGTCGGCGGTTACACCGCGCAGCAGTACGACACCCAGAAGACCGCCGAGCACGACCGCGGGATCATCGTCCCCGTCGTCCTGGCCATCATCTTCGTCATCCTGATCGGCCTGCTCCGCTCCCTGGTCATGCCGGTGATCCTGGTCGCCACAGTCGCCCTCAACTTCCTGGCCACGCTGGGCATCTCGGCACTCGTCTTCCAGCACCTGCTCGACTTCAGCGGCACCGACTCCTCCGTACCGCTGTACGGGTTCGTGTTCCTGGTGGCCCTGGGCGTCGACTACAACATCTTCCTGATGTCCAGGGTGCGCGAGGAGTCCGCGCGCCACGGCACCCGCCAAGGTGTGCTGCGCGGCCTCACCGCCACCGGCGGTGTCATCACTTCGGCAGGGGTGGTCCTGGCGGCGACGTTCGCGGCCCTCGGGGTGATTCCCCTGGCCTTCCTCTTCCAGATCGCCTTCATCGTCGCGCTCGGCGTGCTGCTCGACACCCTGGTCGTGCGGTCGTTCCTGGTGCCCGCGCTCGTACGGGACATCGGCCCGGCCGCGTGGTGGCCCGGTGCCCTCAGCCGTACGTCGGACAAGGAGGCGGCCCCGCGGTCGGAGAGGCTGCCGCGCATCCGTTCCTGA
- a CDS encoding sigma-70 family RNA polymerase sigma factor: MSTHTRSAGVRPLSTEARTPSAEKRLYEDDLARGLRAADENAFAATYRHWGPLVHTMAARSLGDTHEAEDVTQQVFLGAWRGRDGFHPERGSLGAWLVGITRRKIIDALAARTRRLTLIDSVAHFADPQPPGERVSDAVLDRVLLADALSRLPRHQREVLCMAFYDDLTHAQIAERTGMPLGTVKSHSRRGLHQLRHGIERGRADESTA, translated from the coding sequence ATGAGCACGCACACGCGATCCGCCGGTGTCCGCCCGCTGAGCACGGAGGCGCGCACACCAAGCGCGGAGAAGAGGCTGTACGAGGACGATCTGGCCCGTGGCCTGCGCGCCGCGGACGAGAACGCCTTCGCCGCGACCTACCGCCACTGGGGCCCGCTCGTCCACACCATGGCCGCTCGCTCGCTCGGCGACACCCACGAAGCCGAGGACGTCACCCAGCAGGTGTTCCTCGGCGCCTGGCGCGGACGGGACGGTTTCCATCCGGAGCGCGGGTCCCTCGGCGCCTGGCTCGTGGGCATCACACGCCGGAAGATCATCGACGCGCTGGCAGCCAGGACGCGGCGCCTCACACTGATCGACTCGGTGGCCCACTTCGCCGACCCGCAGCCTCCTGGGGAGCGCGTGTCGGATGCCGTCCTGGACCGGGTGCTTCTGGCGGATGCCCTGTCCCGGCTGCCCAGGCACCAGCGCGAGGTGTTGTGCATGGCGTTCTACGACGACCTGACGCATGCCCAGATCGCCGAGCGGACCGGGATGCCCCTGGGCACCGTGAAGAGTCACTCCCGGCGTGGTCTGCACCAGCTGCGGCACGGGATCGAACGGGGGCGCGCCGACGAGTCGACCGCATAG
- a CDS encoding MerR family transcriptional regulator, with protein sequence MSLTGDDRGEDSRRVGRLTTGELARRLGVAPTTIRSWDSRYGLGPSVRTGGRHRRWTAVDVARLERMCALTATGLPPAEAARLVLGEASPAVTEPPAEPSAAAAAGAAPVPRTAARQRSRARTGFQLGDVRQECRGVARAALRLDAAALDELLGAAIEEHGLIAAWTEVIMPTLQAVGRKWESSGERYVEVEHFLSWHISGALRRHAPPVAAGRPGAVTVLACVPAENHTLPLEVLAAALAERSLPVRMFGGALPVESLVEAVRRTGPVAVGLWSQSRTTASRPLAQHVASMEWGVRGARRKPVVLLLGPGWAGRTAPGVQHPLSLAQAVMAVESVALR encoded by the coding sequence GTGAGCCTGACTGGAGACGACCGGGGCGAGGACTCACGGCGCGTCGGCAGGCTGACCACCGGTGAACTGGCGAGGCGGCTGGGGGTGGCGCCCACCACCATCCGTTCGTGGGACAGCCGCTACGGCCTGGGCCCCTCGGTGCGTACCGGTGGCCGACACCGCCGCTGGACCGCGGTGGACGTGGCCCGTTTGGAGCGGATGTGCGCGCTCACGGCGACGGGGCTGCCCCCTGCCGAAGCCGCCCGCCTGGTGCTCGGCGAGGCGAGCCCGGCGGTGACCGAGCCCCCTGCCGAGCCCTCTGCCGCTGCCGCCGCCGGTGCCGCCCCCGTACCGCGGACCGCGGCCCGGCAGCGCAGCCGGGCCCGCACAGGTTTTCAACTCGGCGATGTGCGCCAGGAGTGCAGGGGAGTCGCTCGCGCGGCCCTGCGACTCGACGCCGCAGCGCTCGACGAGCTGTTGGGGGCGGCCATCGAAGAACACGGCCTGATCGCCGCCTGGACAGAGGTGATCATGCCGACGCTGCAGGCGGTCGGCCGTAAATGGGAGAGTTCGGGGGAGCGGTACGTCGAGGTCGAGCACTTCCTGTCCTGGCACATCTCCGGCGCGCTGCGGCGGCACGCACCGCCCGTGGCCGCCGGCCGCCCCGGTGCCGTCACGGTCCTGGCCTGTGTGCCCGCGGAGAATCACACGCTGCCGCTCGAGGTACTGGCCGCCGCCCTGGCCGAACGATCCCTCCCCGTACGGATGTTCGGCGGCGCGCTGCCGGTCGAGTCACTGGTCGAGGCGGTACGCAGGACCGGACCGGTCGCCGTCGGGCTCTGGTCGCAGTCCCGCACCACCGCGAGCCGGCCGCTGGCCCAGCACGTGGCTTCGATGGAGTGGGGAGTGCGCGGCGCACGCAGGAAGCCGGTCGTCCT